In one window of Brassica rapa cultivar Chiifu-401-42 chromosome A07, CAAS_Brap_v3.01, whole genome shotgun sequence DNA:
- the LOC117126810 gene encoding uncharacterized protein LOC117126810 produces MEKLRLPTFDVVSDPSAHVTSFNIAMRRANLSDEEKDAGFCQHFVETLEGIALNWFTGLQENSVDSFHDLSTAFLKNYIMFTRQEATATDLWNLNHANGQSLRDFMEKFKSIVSKVDVPDHIAVESLMNTLHADSSDDETPSRQRDLREKLDRKTSSKDLCTILKRKAATVNESRTDLRTSLDESKAKKTAQNGTPASSQSLPADLREQINSKVEDLRVKLSQPKQQDLRPCLEAKCQAQRELLKATNTSHLNVIMGGLPPYGDSVRAVKDYRRQAVTAQKWPSQVEADHRISFLAADTDGVSMLHKDPLLIDIGIGECQVTKVLVDTGSSVDLIFRDTLDKMGIDLRDMKPSSRTLTGLNGSSEQMIGTIRLPVYTGDITRTVKFSVIRAKAPYNAILGTPWLHSMKVIPSTYHQCVKFPGKDGTIRTIRGDQRAARELLIAAVKLQQSISLVSAVNKPIHKIYPQKEEIREVPIDEADVSKVVRIGAYLSDEMQ; encoded by the exons ATGGAAAAGCTCCGTCTTCCAACCTTCGACGTTGTATCTGACCCTTCTGCTCACGTCACATCCTTTAATATTGCGATGCGACGCGCGAACCTCTCTGATGAGGAAAAAGACGCCGGCTTTTGTCAACATTTCGTCGAAACCCTAGAAGGCATCGCTCTTAACTGGTTCACCGGTCTTCAAGAGAACTCTGTTGATAGTTTCCACGACCTCTCGACGGCCTTCCTCAAAAATTACATCATGTTCACTCGACAAGAAGCCACCGCCACGGATCTCTGGAACCTCAACCATGCAAACGGACAGAGCTTGAGAGATTTTATGGAAAAGTTCAAATCCATTGTCTCAAAAGTCGACGTACCAGACCATATAGCCGTGGAGTCGTTGATGAACACCCTCCAT GCTGACTCCTCGGATGATGAAACTCCATCGCGGCAACGAGATCTGCGTGAAAAATTGGATAGGAAAACGAGTTCCAAGGATCTGTGTACCATTCTGAAGCGGAAGGCCGCAACGGTGAACGAAAGCAGGACGGACCTTCGGACATCTCTTGACGAATCCAAAGCAAAGAAGACCGCCCAGAACGGAACGCCCGCAAGTTCTCAATCCCTACCCGCAGATCTACGTGAACAAATAAACTCCAAAGTGGAAGACTTACGCGTTAAGCTTAGTCAGCCCAAGCAACAAGATTTGCGACCGTGCCTCGAAGCGAAATGTCAAGCGCAACGAGAGTTGTTAAAGGCTACGAACACCTCGCACCTTAACGTCATAATGGGTGGTTTACCTCCCTACGGGGACTCGGTGAGAGCAGTTAAGGATTACAGACGACAAGCCGTCACTGCCCAAAAGTGGCCTTCACAAGTAGAAGCCGACCACCGAATCTCTTTCTTGGCAGCCGACACTGACGGTGTTAGTATGCTGCATAAAGATCCGCTCCTCATTGATATTGGAATTGGTGAATGCCAGGTTACAAAGGTTCTCGTCGACACTGGCAGTTCAGTCGACCTTATCTTTCGAGATACGCTCGACAAAATGGGGATCGACCTACGCGACATGAAGCCCTCTTCACGCACTCTCACGGGATTGAACGGCTCCTCGGAGCAGATGATTGGAACGATACGTCTCCCAGTTTACACAGGTGACATAACCCGCACAGTTAAGTTCTCTGTCATTCGGGCTAAGGCACCTTACAATGCCATCCTCGGTACACCCTGGTTACACTCCATGAAGGTCATTCCCTCCACTTATCATCAGTGCGTTAAGTTTCCTGGAAAAGACGGCACAATACGGACAATCCGTGGGGACCAACGGGCTGCGAGAGAACTGCTTATCGCTGCAGTCAAATTACAACAGTCCATCTCCCTCGTTAGCGCAGTCAACAAACCAATCCATAAGATCTATCCTCAAAAGGAAGAAATCCGCGAGGTACCCATCGACGAGGCTGACGTATCAAAGGTCGTGCGCATTGGCGCCTATCTCTCCGACGAAATGCA GTGa
- the LOC103828495 gene encoding uncharacterized protein LOC103828495 produces the protein MACTSTMSLVTPLNQTRSSTFFNPLPLKPSKAMSAPGGRTQRLEVRASKIKFGKALTGLSAAALTASMVIPEMAEAAGPGISPSLKNFLLSIASGGVVLTVIIGAVVGVSNFDPVKRT, from the coding sequence ATGGCTTGTACCTCCACAATGTCATTGGTCACACCACTTAACCAGACCCGCTCATCGACCTTCTTCAACCCGTTACCTCTGAAACCATCCAAGGCCATGTCTGCACCTGGAGGCAGGACACAGAGGCTCGAAGTTAGGGCTTCTAAGATCAAGTTCGGCAAGGCTTTAACCGGACTCTCTGCGGCCGCTCTCACCGCTTCAATGGTCATCCCGGAGATGGCTGAAGCTGCTGGTCCAGGAATCTCTCCTTCTCTCAAGAACTTCTTGCTCAGCATTGCGTCTGGTGGCGTGGTTCTCACCGTCATCATTGGTGCCGTCGTCGGTGTCTCCAACTTTGACCCTGTCAAGAGAACCTAA
- the LOC103828494 gene encoding replication protein A 70 kDa DNA-binding subunit A isoform X2 encodes MHTARSLQEALPLLQVLDIRLIGKTQERYRLLISDGVSAQHAMLAVQLNDRVKSGQVEKGSIVQLIDYICSDVKGRRLTIVLNMETIVPQSETIGNPTMSAESDTEFQKPVPGPGNIHPPSRVGSVEQHSTNKAPPRGVNITPSVQPAYQPPPSYRNHGPIMKNEAPARIIPIAALNPYQGRWAIKARVTAKGDIRRYNNAKGDGKVFSFDLLDSDGGEIRITCFNAVVDRFYDVIEVGKVYLISKGSLKPAQKNFNHLKNEWEIFLESASTVELCPDEDGSIPRQQFSFRPIGDVEKAENNAILDIIGVVTSVNPSVPILRKNGMETYRRTLNLKDDSGKAVEVTLWGEFCNRDGRELEEMVGSAFYPVLAIKAGKVSDFSGKSVGTISSTQLFINPDFPEAQKLRNWFDHGGKDTASSSISRDNMPGGGSRNEIRKVVSQIKEEGLGRSDKPDWVTVKGTIAFIKTDSFCYTACPLMIGDKQCNKKVTRTGTNMWLCDRCNQEFEECDYRYLLQVQIQDHTGMAWVTAFQESAEEIMGCPAKQLYTLKHVLQNDEEFAVIVRNRLFHQYMLKLKIKEETYAEEHRLKMTVVKVDTVNYTSESRYLLNLLVGSLQV; translated from the exons aagaagctctt CCGCTGTTACAGGTTTTAGATATCAGATTGATAGGGAAAACTCAGGAGAGGTACCGTTTGCTAATCTCAGATGGTGTCTCAGCTCAGCACGCTATGCTCGCTGTTCAGCTCAACGATCGGGTTAAGTCAGGACAGGTTGAGAAGGGATCCATTGTCCAGCTCATCGATTACATTTGTAGCGACGTTAAAGGCCGCAG GCTTACGATTGTGCTGAACATGGAGACCATAGTACCACAGTCTGAAACCATTGGGAACCCAACAATGTCTGCAGAATCTGATACAGAATTCCAAAAGCCAGTTCCAGGTCCAGGCAACATACATCCTCCGAGTAGGGTTGGTTCAGTTGAGCAGCATTCAACTAATAAAGCGCCTCCCAGGGGTGTAAACATTACTCCATCTGTTCAGCCTGCATATCAACCACCTCCAAGCTACAGAAATCATGGACCCATAATGAAGAACGAGGCTCCAGCTCGAATCATCCCTATCGCTGCTCTCAATCCATATCAAGGTCGGTGGGCTATTAAGGCTAGGGTAACTGCAAAAGGAGATATCAGGCGTTATAACAACGCAAAAGGAGACGGGAAAGTATTCTCTTTTGATCTGCTTGACTCTGATGGAGGGGAGATTCGTATCACTTGCTTCAATGCTGTTGTTGACCGATTCTATGATGTTATTGAGGTTGGTAAGGTGTATTTGATTTCAAAGGGAAGTTTGAAGCCTGCACAGAAAAACTTCAACCACTTAAAGAACGAATGGGAAATTTTCTTGGAGTCAGCATCGACTGTGGAGCTTTGTCCCGATGAAGATGGCTCCATACCAAGGCAGCAGTTCTCCTTCCGTCCTATAGGCGACGTTGAGAAGGCTGAAAACAATGCCATACTCGATATCATTGGGGTTGTGACGTCTGTAAACCCTTCTGTCCCAATCCTAAGGAAGAACGGGATGGAAACCTATCGGAGAACCCTCAATCTGAAGGATGATTCAGGAAAGGCCGTTGAGGTTACGCTATGGGGAGAGTTCTGTAACCGAGATGGTCGGGAACTTGAAGAGATGGTTGGTTCAGCCTTTTACCCCGTTTTAGCAATAAAAGCTGGAAAAGTAAGCGACTTCAGTGGTAAATCAGTTGGGACAATATCGTCAACACAGCTCTTCATAAATCCAGATTTTCCTGAAGCTCAGAAACTGAGGAACTGGTTCGATCACGGTGGAAAAGATACTGCATCCTCCTCCATTTCCAGAGACAATATGCCTGGAGGAGGTTCGAGGAACGAGATACGAAAAGTTGTTTCCCAGATCAAAGAGGAAGGTCTTGGAAGATCAGACAAGCCTGACTGGGTCACAGTGAAAGGAACCATAGCATTCATCAAAACTGATAGCTTCTGCTACACAGCTTGTCCTTTGATGATTGGAGATAAGCAATGCAACAAGAAGGTGACACGGACTGGAACAAACATGTGGCTCTGTGACCGGTGCAACCAAGAGTTTGAGGAATGCGACTACAGATACCTTCTTCAAGTGCAGATTCAAGACCACACTGGGATGGCTTGGGTAACGGCGTTCCAAGAATCCGCTGAAGAAATCATGGGATGTCCGGCTAAGCAGCTTTACACGTTGAAGCACGTATTGCAGAATGATGAGGAATTCGCAGTGATTGTTAGAAACAGACTGTTTCATCAGTACATGTTAAAGTTGAAGATTAAAGAGGAAACGTATGCGGAGGAACACAGACTGAAGATGACTGTGGTGAAGGTTGATACGGTGAATTACACATCCGAGAGTAGATACTTGCTCAATTTGCTCGTTGGGTCTCTACAGGTATAA
- the LOC103828494 gene encoding replication protein A 70 kDa DNA-binding subunit A isoform X1 — MPVTLTPNAIAAINTGDVNLKPLLQVLDIRLIGKTQERYRLLISDGVSAQHAMLAVQLNDRVKSGQVEKGSIVQLIDYICSDVKGRRLTIVLNMETIVPQSETIGNPTMSAESDTEFQKPVPGPGNIHPPSRVGSVEQHSTNKAPPRGVNITPSVQPAYQPPPSYRNHGPIMKNEAPARIIPIAALNPYQGRWAIKARVTAKGDIRRYNNAKGDGKVFSFDLLDSDGGEIRITCFNAVVDRFYDVIEVGKVYLISKGSLKPAQKNFNHLKNEWEIFLESASTVELCPDEDGSIPRQQFSFRPIGDVEKAENNAILDIIGVVTSVNPSVPILRKNGMETYRRTLNLKDDSGKAVEVTLWGEFCNRDGRELEEMVGSAFYPVLAIKAGKVSDFSGKSVGTISSTQLFINPDFPEAQKLRNWFDHGGKDTASSSISRDNMPGGGSRNEIRKVVSQIKEEGLGRSDKPDWVTVKGTIAFIKTDSFCYTACPLMIGDKQCNKKVTRTGTNMWLCDRCNQEFEECDYRYLLQVQIQDHTGMAWVTAFQESAEEIMGCPAKQLYTLKHVLQNDEEFAVIVRNRLFHQYMLKLKIKEETYAEEHRLKMTVVKVDTVNYTSESRYLLNLLVGSLQV, encoded by the exons ATGCCGGTGACTTTGACTCCGAACGCCATCGCGGCGATTAACACAGGCGACGTCAATCTGAAGCCGCTGTTACAGGTTTTAGATATCAGATTGATAGGGAAAACTCAGGAGAGGTACCGTTTGCTAATCTCAGATGGTGTCTCAGCTCAGCACGCTATGCTCGCTGTTCAGCTCAACGATCGGGTTAAGTCAGGACAGGTTGAGAAGGGATCCATTGTCCAGCTCATCGATTACATTTGTAGCGACGTTAAAGGCCGCAG GCTTACGATTGTGCTGAACATGGAGACCATAGTACCACAGTCTGAAACCATTGGGAACCCAACAATGTCTGCAGAATCTGATACAGAATTCCAAAAGCCAGTTCCAGGTCCAGGCAACATACATCCTCCGAGTAGGGTTGGTTCAGTTGAGCAGCATTCAACTAATAAAGCGCCTCCCAGGGGTGTAAACATTACTCCATCTGTTCAGCCTGCATATCAACCACCTCCAAGCTACAGAAATCATGGACCCATAATGAAGAACGAGGCTCCAGCTCGAATCATCCCTATCGCTGCTCTCAATCCATATCAAGGTCGGTGGGCTATTAAGGCTAGGGTAACTGCAAAAGGAGATATCAGGCGTTATAACAACGCAAAAGGAGACGGGAAAGTATTCTCTTTTGATCTGCTTGACTCTGATGGAGGGGAGATTCGTATCACTTGCTTCAATGCTGTTGTTGACCGATTCTATGATGTTATTGAGGTTGGTAAGGTGTATTTGATTTCAAAGGGAAGTTTGAAGCCTGCACAGAAAAACTTCAACCACTTAAAGAACGAATGGGAAATTTTCTTGGAGTCAGCATCGACTGTGGAGCTTTGTCCCGATGAAGATGGCTCCATACCAAGGCAGCAGTTCTCCTTCCGTCCTATAGGCGACGTTGAGAAGGCTGAAAACAATGCCATACTCGATATCATTGGGGTTGTGACGTCTGTAAACCCTTCTGTCCCAATCCTAAGGAAGAACGGGATGGAAACCTATCGGAGAACCCTCAATCTGAAGGATGATTCAGGAAAGGCCGTTGAGGTTACGCTATGGGGAGAGTTCTGTAACCGAGATGGTCGGGAACTTGAAGAGATGGTTGGTTCAGCCTTTTACCCCGTTTTAGCAATAAAAGCTGGAAAAGTAAGCGACTTCAGTGGTAAATCAGTTGGGACAATATCGTCAACACAGCTCTTCATAAATCCAGATTTTCCTGAAGCTCAGAAACTGAGGAACTGGTTCGATCACGGTGGAAAAGATACTGCATCCTCCTCCATTTCCAGAGACAATATGCCTGGAGGAGGTTCGAGGAACGAGATACGAAAAGTTGTTTCCCAGATCAAAGAGGAAGGTCTTGGAAGATCAGACAAGCCTGACTGGGTCACAGTGAAAGGAACCATAGCATTCATCAAAACTGATAGCTTCTGCTACACAGCTTGTCCTTTGATGATTGGAGATAAGCAATGCAACAAGAAGGTGACACGGACTGGAACAAACATGTGGCTCTGTGACCGGTGCAACCAAGAGTTTGAGGAATGCGACTACAGATACCTTCTTCAAGTGCAGATTCAAGACCACACTGGGATGGCTTGGGTAACGGCGTTCCAAGAATCCGCTGAAGAAATCATGGGATGTCCGGCTAAGCAGCTTTACACGTTGAAGCACGTATTGCAGAATGATGAGGAATTCGCAGTGATTGTTAGAAACAGACTGTTTCATCAGTACATGTTAAAGTTGAAGATTAAAGAGGAAACGTATGCGGAGGAACACAGACTGAAGATGACTGTGGTGAAGGTTGATACGGTGAATTACACATCCGAGAGTAGATACTTGCTCAATTTGCTCGTTGGGTCTCTACAGGTATAA